GGGACAAATCAATTACAGAAGGGCAGAATCTTGTCTTTACAGTATCTGCAGTTGATGTGGACGGCGATTCATTGAGCTTCTCTGCAGAAGGACTGCCATCTGGCGCAGTGTTTGATGCTGCAACAGCAACATTCAGCTGGAAGCCGGGATACCTGCAGTCAGGCGAATACTATGCAACATTCACTGTTTCAGACAGCTCGCTTACTGACGGAGAAACAATAATGATAACAGTGCTTGAGGCAGGAAACCAGCCTCCTGTGCTTGAAGAGATAGGAGAAAAGAATGTCTATGAAGAAGAGAAGATTGAGTTTGAGATAACAGCAACAGACCCTGACAACTCCTTTGAAGAGCTTGTCTTCTCAGCAGAAGGGCTTCCCACTGGTGCAGTGTTTGACCCTGCAACAAGGAAGTTCAGCTGGACTCCTGTAAGAGAGCAGATTGGCGCTCACAAGGTTTCATTCAGCGTGTCTGACGGAGCACTCTCTGACTCAGAGGAAGTCACAATAAATGTGCTTGAAACTCCTTATGAGAGCATATTCATGAGAAGCATAAAGATGGACGATTATGTGAAAGCAGGAGATGAGCTTTCAATAATGCTTATCATGAAAAATGACGGCACAAAGGACATGAGAAATGTCCAGATAAGCATTGTGATACCTGAGCTCGGGCTGGAAAGAAGCATAGGACCTTATATCCTCAAGCAGGGAAAAGACATGAGCAAGACCATTGTGCTTGAGATACCCGAAGATACCTTGCCTGGAGAGTATGATGTGAGAATCACAGCAAACACAGATGAGGAAAGAAGGGTTAAGCACAGGCCTATAACAGTGACTGAGTAAAGCCAAAGCTTTTTATTGAATTTTTATTTTTTTATTATTTTATTTGTTTTTCTTGATTATTAATACGGATAATTAAATCAATAAGGATAGAATCAGTAATTTCTTATGTTATTATCAATGTCCTTTGCAGTGTTTCTTAGCTCATCCATAAGCCTATTCATGTCATCTTTAAGCTCATCAACAAGCTGCTGGAGATTATTAACCCTGAGCAGGTATTTGTTCTTTGATGCAATTACAATCCCTGAAGTCATCATGTGGTTCAGGTGGTGGACTACTGCACTCCTTGAAAGCCCGAGCTTGTAGGCAAGTTCATCGCTGCTTATGCCTTTCTCGCTGTTCTTGATAAGCTCAACAAATATCCTGTACTGGCTCTTGTCCCTGTCTCTTTCTCCGAAAAGCCCGAGGGAATTCCCGAACCACTGAAGCTCATCATTTATATCCTTGAGCGGAGGCGCAGCCCTTCTCGTCTTTATTATCACAATCTTTCTTTCAATGAACATTTTATCTCCTTTTAATTCTATTATCCTGCTAATTTTATATATTTTTGTATTTTGTGCTGGTTGTCATTTATTAACCGTTTTTCTGAGCAAAAGCTCTGTTTCAGAAAACAGCTTTTTGATATTGTAGTGCTCTGGAATCCTGATTATTCTTATGCTTGAGAGCCTTCCTGAGTTTCTTGCGTTCATAAGTATGAATCCAATGTTAAATGGGTCTTCATAAAGAATGCTTTCAAGGATTTCCTCAATTCTTTCGGTAATAGTCACCCTTTTTGCTTTCCTGGAGACATCAATAATGAATATTCCTTCGCCGGGCTCTCTTGCAAATATTCCGCCAATGGAGCTTATTCTCTTAACTTTCAGTTTATTTATCCTAAGAGAGCTTATTCTTTCAGCGAGCTTTTCAACGATTTTTGAATACTTAGCGCTGTTTTTCCCATTCTCAATAACCAGCAGAAAATCCATGGAATACTCCTGTTTTTTCGCGCTTAAATACTTTTCTGAAAGAGAAAAATCACTTATTAAAATATCACTTAAAATATTAAAATATAAAATATTAATATGATTAAATCAACGTGTATAATATTAAAGAGAAATATCATTGTCTAAGCATTTATCTAAGCATCCCCGCAACCGGTTACGCTCAGTTGACGCAAAAAAATCACACGGCGATTTTTTGTGCAAGAAATGCAAAGCATTTCTTTGCGCGCAAGAGCAAGTGCGGCGTTCCTTTGGGAAGCCGCACGGAAAAAACTATTGAGTTAATTACAGGTTAAGCGAAAGTGTATAATATCAAATAGAAATATTCCTATTTAAGCATCCCTGCTATTATCATGTCAACTGACTCTTTTCTTGAGAGCCCGTGGCTGAGTAGTGTTTCAAGCTGCTTCTTGTCCACAGAGCCTATTGCCGCCTCGTGCGTTACCCTTGCTGTCTCATCTTTCACAGAGACAATGGGGGTTGCAGTTGCCCTTGCATGCCCTGACACAATCTCAACGCAGTCCACATGCCCTCTCACATACGGAGCATTTCCTTCTGTAACATTGTAGACATCGCTTGTCGCATTATCCTTTATTCCTGCCCTTGTCTTTATTACGCTTCTTGCATTTCTTCCTGAGAGTATTGCCTCTTCCCTTATCCTTATCCTGTCATTTCCTTTGCCGAATGCCTTTGCTTCCATCTCGACAACGCTGTCCCTGCCGCAGTCAACATGGTAGTTGATGTCAAGGAAGCCCACCCGTCCAATCACTAAAGAAAATAAGGTCTTGAATGTGGCTTTCTCCCCCACAAACACTTTAATTGTGGGCGCAACATGGATTCCTCCGAATGTGCCGTGGAAATGCGTCTCATTGTATACAAGGGATGCGCCTTTTGCAATGTGAAATTCGCCGTCCATCAGATGCTCAACTTTTACTGCATTGGGAAATGTGCAGTGCGCAAGGATGTATGCAGAGGAGTTCTCCTGAAGGTATGTCCTTACTTTTATCTTCTGGATTCCGCTTTTCGGGATAATCCCGAAGCAGAGATGTATTGGATTTTTTATGTGCACTCCCTTAAGGACAGTCATTTTAACATCAACGCCGTCTTTTACTGGCTTTGCATCCACAATCAGCCCTTCAACCGGATTCATTGATAGAATCTTGTTCTCTTTTACAAGGAGGGATGCTATCTCCTTGTTTTTCATGAAATTGGGGTTTCCCCCTGCTTTTTTGTATGCTTCCATTAAAAGCGCAAAATCATTCGGGGCTTCCAATCTTATCGCCTCCGAAATTCTCATCTTCATTTTCATTTATGTCGCCGATGTTGCACAGCCCGCATTTCTTCCTGAAATACTCTGACACTTCAGTGCTCTTTCCTGTCTTTGCAACACAGCCCCCGCATATCAGCATGCTCCTGTCTGCATGCCTTGCCACTTCTTCTCTGTGAGTTATTATTATTACACTTGTTCCCGCCTTTTTCATCATTTTTACAACCTTTATCAGGTCGTCAAGAGAGACAAAATCTATCCCTGAATCAGGCTCGTCAAGGATTGCAAGCTTTGGCTTAAGAGTGAGCATTGATGCAAGTTCAACCCGTTTCCTTTCTCCCCCGCTCAGAGTTGAGTTAATTTCCCTGTCAAGATATTTTTCAGGAGAGAGTCTTACAAGTGAAAGCGCTTTTTCCGGGGAAACCTTTGCATTTATGGAAAGGAAATCCCTTATTGAAATGCCCTCAAATCTGGCGGGCTCCTGCCATGCTAAAGAGATTCCATTTTTTGCCCTTTCAGTTATCCCTTTTCTTGAGATGTCTTTTCCCTGGAATATGATTTTTCCCGAGTCCTGCCTTTTTATTCCCATAAGAATTGATGCAAGCGTTGACTTGCCTGAGCCGTTAGGGCCTATGACGCAGAATATCTCATTTCGGTTTATTGAGAAGGATACTCCCTTAAGTATCTCGTTCTCTTCTCTTTCAAATTTCAGATTTTCAACCTGAAGAAGCGGTGCTTTTGGCATTTTATCCCTGAAAATTAACTATTGTCAATGGGTAGGCAATGTTTTTTGCTTTTAAATCTTTTGGAGAAGTTCATCAAAAGGCATTAAAAATTCACATATGTTAATTCCTATTCCTCTATTGAGAAATAAATCCTTTTTCCGTATGGGCTGTATCCCGCCATTGATTCTCCGCTGAACGGCTCTGATATTATTATGTGGAAGAATCCGTTTTCGCGGAAAAACCTCATGTCTGCGCGCGACGGCATGTTGTTTTTGCTGTTGTGGCTGTGCACGCTTCCCATTGTTTCAGGAAAGGAGGGGAAATTTCTCCAAAAAAAAGCTGAATTTGAGGA
Above is a window of Candidatus Woesearchaeota archaeon DNA encoding:
- a CDS encoding SufD family Fe-S cluster assembly protein, which gives rise to MKMKMRISEAIRLEAPNDFALLMEAYKKAGGNPNFMKNKEIASLLVKENKILSMNPVEGLIVDAKPVKDGVDVKMTVLKGVHIKNPIHLCFGIIPKSGIQKIKVRTYLQENSSAYILAHCTFPNAVKVEHLMDGEFHIAKGASLVYNETHFHGTFGGIHVAPTIKVFVGEKATFKTLFSLVIGRVGFLDINYHVDCGRDSVVEMEAKAFGKGNDRIRIREEAILSGRNARSVIKTRAGIKDNATSDVYNVTEGNAPYVRGHVDCVEIVSGHARATATPIVSVKDETARVTHEAAIGSVDKKQLETLLSHGLSRKESVDMIIAGMLK
- a CDS encoding HTH domain-containing protein, translated to MFIERKIVIIKTRRAAPPLKDINDELQWFGNSLGLFGERDRDKSQYRIFVELIKNSEKGISSDELAYKLGLSRSAVVHHLNHMMTSGIVIASKNKYLLRVNNLQQLVDELKDDMNRLMDELRNTAKDIDNNIRNY
- a CDS encoding Mov34/MPN/PAD-1 family protein, whose amino-acid sequence is MALNIQERIKKSFEKIFSMGKYSFDSIILRKSVAEDIINFAESNAPREFVALLGGKIEAGKLMIDRIIYQNYVSSSNSAFFWRNFPSFPETMGSVHSHNSKNNMPSRADMRFFRENGFFHIIISEPFSGESMAGYSPYGKRIYFSIEE
- a CDS encoding ATP-binding cassette domain-containing protein; translation: MPKAPLLQVENLKFEREENEILKGVSFSINRNEIFCVIGPNGSGKSTLASILMGIKRQDSGKIIFQGKDISRKGITERAKNGISLAWQEPARFEGISIRDFLSINAKVSPEKALSLVRLSPEKYLDREINSTLSGGERKRVELASMLTLKPKLAILDEPDSGIDFVSLDDLIKVVKMMKKAGTSVIIITHREEVARHADRSMLICGGCVAKTGKSTEVSEYFRKKCGLCNIGDINENEDENFGGDKIGSPE
- a CDS encoding putative Ig domain-containing protein — translated: DKSITEGQNLVFTVSAVDVDGDSLSFSAEGLPSGAVFDAATATFSWKPGYLQSGEYYATFTVSDSSLTDGETIMITVLEAGNQPPVLEEIGEKNVYEEEKIEFEITATDPDNSFEELVFSAEGLPTGAVFDPATRKFSWTPVREQIGAHKVSFSVSDGALSDSEEVTINVLETPYESIFMRSIKMDDYVKAGDELSIMLIMKNDGTKDMRNVQISIVIPELGLERSIGPYILKQGKDMSKTIVLEIPEDTLPGEYDVRITANTDEERRVKHRPITVTE